A genomic window from Lotus japonicus ecotype B-129 chromosome 1, LjGifu_v1.2 includes:
- the LOC130742487 gene encoding uncharacterized protein LOC130742487 has product MAKYGEGDKRWIVEERTDGTNVHNWHWSETNCLEWSRTFFTNLLSGLTILNGEGNLFIRTTSLRTLDGEAYVNIRKGKIIPGYEISVTVSWEGEAKDSDGKSLLKVTGGVEIPYISDENADEDPEVRVTVNDEGPIGRRIKEAMVLKGKPLVVEKVKSWVQSMAKGGPVKEELETKKVSPPQQNQNQKPATEGSAAPTKEVKKGVKSIRLTERFNCRARDLYEILMDENRWKGFTQSNARINKEVGGDFSIFDGSVTGTNLELKEAKLIVQRWRFGSWNDGVVSTVRLVFEEPEPGVTVVKLTHSDVPEEDRYGNATVVENTERGWKDLIFQRIRAVFGFGI; this is encoded by the exons ATGGCGAAATACGGCGAGGGCGACAAACGGTGGATCGTGGAGGAAAGAACCGACGGCACCAACGTCCACAACTGGCACTGGTCCGAAACCAACTGTCTCGAATGGTCCAGAACCTTCTTCACCAACCTCCTCTCCGGCCTCACCATCCTCAACGGCGAAGGCAACCTCTTCATCAGAACGACGTCGCTCCGCACCCTCGACGGCGAGGCCTACGTCAACATTCGCAAAGGGAAGATCATCCCCGGTTACGAGATCAGCGTCACGGTTTCCTGGGAAGGTGAGGCCAAGGATTCCGATGGTAAATCGCTGCTCAAGGTTACCGGCGGCGTTGAGATTCCTTATATCTCCGACGAGAACGCCGATGAGGATCCTGAAGTTAGGGTTACGGTTAACGATGAGGGGCCAATTGGGAGGAGGATCAAGGAGGCTATGGTTTTGAAGGGGAAGCCGTTGGTTGTGGAGAAGGTGAAGAGTTGGGTGCAGAGTATGGCGAAAGGGGGTCCTGTTAAGGAGGAGCTGGAGACGAAGAAGGtgtcgccgccgcagcagaatcagaatcagaagccGGCGACGGAGGGTTCTGCTGCGCCGACGAAGGAGGTGAAGAAGGGGGTGAAGAGTATTAGATTGACGGAGAGGTTCAATTGCAGGGCGAGGGATTTGTATGAGATTTTGATGGATGAGAATAGATGGAAGGGTTTCACGCAGAGCAATGCGAGGATTAATAAGGAGGTTGGTGGGGATTTCAGCATTTTTGATGGGTCGgtgacagggactaatttggaGTTGAAGGAAGCGAAGTTGATTGTGCAGAGATGGAGATTTGGGAGCTGGAATGATGGGGTTGTTTCCACG GTGAGGCTTGTGTTTGAGGAACCTGAACCTGGTGTTACTGTTGTTAAGCTGACACATAGTGATGTTCCTGAAGAAGATAG GTATGGGAATGCCACTGTAGTGGAGAACACGGAAAGGGGGTGGAAGGATCTCATTTTCCAAAGGATACGTGCAGTTTTTGGTTTTGGAATTTGA
- the LOC130742497 gene encoding uncharacterized protein LOC130742497, which produces MAATARVLPISNEKFKKTLSWPMSSCASLSMEKVVSSVARRTSPDRNICVYISNGVPFFYGPHETKDRIASLNEFVRSSSTPDDAPEAIIVAALKQRGSGKYTAPIGMGAANYPPMVINDDNGKACKVVDWDKELGKIYKARTMNGKASPSAPPFWYDNFGKDTPAASASSYGYPSVLNEDHDDDGIVTVSFSNNRYCCIGGNGGGESSSEASTAYSFKNAIVKDSDEASSTGRGSTAPKKMKKKDNNFDTGVDCMAGFGGCVPFKFKIWVKRSKDVYAIDG; this is translated from the exons ATGGCTGCTACTGCTCGTGTCTTACCTATAAGTAATGAG AAATTTAAGAAGACTTTGAGTTGGCCTATGAGTAGCTGCGCTTCCTTGTCTATGGAGAAAGTTGTATCCAGTGTTGCACGTCGCACGAGTCCTGATCGTAATATTTGTGTCTACATTAGTAATGGTGTTCCTTTTTTTTATGGCCCCCATGAAACGAAGGATAGAATAGCTTCCTTGAATGAATTTGTACGGTCTAGCAGTACTCCTGATGATGCCCCTGAAGCGATTATAGTTGCTGCCTTGAAACAACGTGGGTCTGGGAAATATACAGCACCCATAGGAATGGGTGCTGCTAATTATCCTCCTATGGTTATTAATGATGATAATGGGAAGGCCTGCAAGGTTGTTGATTGGGATAAAGAGTTGGGAAAAATTTATAAGGCGAGAACTATGAATGGTAAGGCTTCTCCAAGTGCTCCTCCCTTCTGGTATGATAATTTTGGAAAGGATACACCTGCTGCTAGTGCTTCTTCTTATGGATATCCTTCTGTCTTGAATGAAGATCATGATGATGATGGGATTGTGACAGTGTCATTCAGTAATAATCGCTACTGCTGCATCGGTGGAAATGGTGGTGGTGAAAGTAGCAGTGAGGCCAGTACTGCTTATTCTTTTAAGAATGCCATTGTCAAGGACAGTGATGAGGCAAGTAGTACTGGGCGTGGAAGTACTGCCcccaaaaaaatgaagaaaaaggaTAACAATTTCGACACTGGCGTTGACTGTATGGCTGGTTTCGGAGGTTGCGTACCTTTCAAGTTCAAAATATGGGTGAAAAGAAGCAAAGACGTCTATGCCATAGATGGCTAA
- the LOC130742395 gene encoding uncharacterized protein LOC130742395: MGITNFVLTVAGVSAVVLLLRSDVKQSASIFRRNVKHIRKWLEEENISSSKTIEKSTKELETKVPPKDIPKEDKH, encoded by the exons ATGGGAATTACGAATTTCGTGCTGACGGTGGCCGGAGTGAGCGCGGTGGTTCTTCTTCTGAGGAGTGACGTGAAGCAATCTGCATCCATATTCAGGCGCAATGTCAAGCACATCCGCAAGTGGCTCGAAGAAGAAAACATCTCTTCTTCCAA GACAATTGAGAAGTCCACTAAAGAACTGGAGACAAAGGTTCCTCCTAAAGACATTCCTAAGGAGGACAAGCACTAA
- the LOC130742465 gene encoding ribonucleoside-diphosphate reductase small chain-like, producing MPSIPEEPLLAPNPDRFCMFPIQYPQIWEMYKKAEASFWTAEEVDLSSDLRHWDSLTDGERHFITHVLAFFAASDGIVLENLAGRFMKEVQSAEARAFYGFQIAIENIHSEMYSLLLETYIKDSAEKSNLFRAVDTIPCVKKKADWALKWIDATDSFAERLVAFACVEGIFFSGSFCAIFWLKKRGLMPGLTFSNELISRDEGLHCDFACLLYSLLRTKLSEERVKGIVCDAVEIEREFVCDALPCRLVGMNGDLMSQYIEFVADRLLGELGCGKVYGVQNPFDWMEMISLQGKTNFFEKRVGEYQKASVMSSLNGNGGGAHVFKMDEDF from the coding sequence ATGCCTTCAATTCCAGAAGAGCCTCTTCTCGCTCCAAACCCAGACCGATTCTGCATGTTCCCAATCCAATACCCACAGATCTGGGAAATGTACAAGAAAGCCGAAGCCTCCTTCTGGACCGCCGAAGAAGTCGATCTCTCATCCGATCTCCGCCACTGGGACTCCCTCACAGACGGCGAACGCCACTTCATCACCCACGTCCTCGCCTTCTTCGCCGCCTCCGACGGGATAGTCCTCGAAAATCTCGCCGGAAGGTTCATGAAAGAAGTCCAATCCGCCGAGGCACGCGCCTTCTATGGGTTCCAGATCGCCATCGAAAACATCCACTCCGAGATGTACAGCCTCCTGTTGGAAACCTACATCAAGGACTCCGCCGAGAAATCCAACCTCTTCCGCGCCGTCGACACCATCCCCTGCGTCAAGAAGAAAGCGGACTGGGCGTTGAAATGGATCGACGCGACGGACTCCTTCGCGGAGCGCCTCGTCGCGTTTGCGTGCGTGGAAGGGATCTTCTTCTCCGGGAGCTTCTGTGCGATTTTCTGGCTGAAGAAACGCGGTCTCATGCCGGGGCTCACGTTTTCCAACGAGTTGATTTCACGTGACGAGGGGCTTCACTGTgattttgcttgtttgttgtaCTCGTTGCTGAGGACGAAGCTTAGCGAGGAGCGTGTGAAGGGGATTGTGTGTGATGCGGTGGAGATTGAGAGGGAGTTTGTGTGCGACGCGCTGCCGTGCCGGTTGGTGGGGATGAATGGGGATTTGATGAGTCAGTATATTGAGTTTGTGGCGGATCGGTTGTTGGGTGAGCTTGGGTGTGGGAAGGTGTATGGTGTGCAGAATCCGTTTGATTGGATGGAGATGATTTCGTTGCAGGGGAAGACTAACTTCTTTGAGAAGCGCGTTGGAGAGTATCAGAAGGCTTCTGTTATGTCTAGCTTGAATGGGAATGGTGGGGGTGCTCATGTGTTCAAGATGGATGAGGATTTCTGA
- the LOC130731986 gene encoding DNA-3-methyladenine glycosylase: MRNALSFTRTTLTKTTFERDSTSQSSLFESFCFRGSAMAPKKRFKRVAEPLPPTEPAEKTRRSKSLKLTAKPQPPVPRDFFQIDALDLAPRLLGKFLRRDDVVLQITEVEAYRPNDSACHGRFGVTPRTAPVFGPGGHAYVYLCYGLHMMLNIVADKGGAGAAVLIRSCAPISGLDVIQQRRGQKTDKPILLTGPGKVGQALGLSTEWSNHPLYTPGGLELLDGPEPENILVGPRVGIQYALPEHVNALWRFAIADTPWISAPRNTLRPPL, translated from the exons ATGCGGAATGCATTGTCTTTCACACGGACCACACTCACAAAAACCACATTCGAGCGCGACTCAACTTCCCAATCATCTTTATTTGAATCATTCTGCTTCCGTGGCAGCGCCATGGCGCCAAAGAAGCGGTTCAAGCGAGTCGCAGAACCGCTTCCACCAACCGAACCGGCGGAGAAAACACGGCGTTCCAAATCACTCAAGCTCACCGCTAAACCCCAACCACCAGTGCCCCGCGACTTCTTCCAAATCGATGCTCTGGACCTCGCTCCTCGTTTGCTCGGAAAGTTTCTCCGCCGCGACGACGTCGTTCTTCAGATTACCGAG GTTGAAGCGTATAGACCTAATGATTCAGCTTGTCATGGTCGATTTGGTGTTACTCCGAGAACTGCTCCTGTT TTTGGGCCGGGTGGACATGCCTATGTTTATCTTTGCTATGGTCTCCACATGATGCTGAATATTGTTGCTGATAAGGGAGGAGCTGGAGCTGCTGTTTTGATTCGTTCTTGTGCTCCGATTAGTG GCTTGGATGTCATTCAACAGCGCCGAGGCCAGAAAACTGACAAACCTATTCTTCTTACCGGTCCAGGGaag GTTGGTCAGGCACTGGGTCTTTCAACGGAATGGTCCAATCATCCTCTTTATACACCTG GTGGTTTGGAACTCTTAGATGGTCCAGAACCAGAGAACATATTGGTCGGTCCACGTGTTGGTATCCAATACGCTTTGCCTGAGCATGTAAATGCACTGTGGAGATTTGCCATTGCTGATACCCCTTGGATCAGTGCTCCAAGAAACACTCTCAGGCCACCCTTATAG
- the LOC130742405 gene encoding gamma-tubulin complex component 3, with protein sequence MDEEEEQQKLPDLVKELVHRLLRHNLPADSPPLNPNSPEFQKPLRYALRILSSRLNPSLSAPDAAAVAEQIKRRLATHGRSADALSFADLYSKFAARATTVNNKWALLYLLEILAEDRKALAQTQFHPSLILPSLPIPPNHHHEGPNDGVLLLAKDPENRRDIAFREFVNLVREENEVSEEALVKDVLYACQGVEGKYVKFDVVNNCYALLDSIRVTRATRSMVHKLSELGGLFKKVTGYIWQSMDRFPAEDVGTVGQAFCSALQDELSEYYKLLAVLEAQSSNPIPLVSESASSGNYLSLRRLAVWLAEPMVKMRLMSDLVDKCKILRGGAMAGAIHLHAQHGDPLVHEFMKRLLQRVCSPLFEMVRRWVLEGELEDIFAEFFIVGQPVKAESLWREGYRLHEVMLPSFIPSSLAQRILRTGKSINFLRVCCEDRGWADAANEVATDTGATARRGGFGYGETDTLESLVDEAAKRIDKHLLDVIYTRYKFKDHCLAIKRYLLLGQGDFVQYLMDIVGPELSEPANTISSFKLAGLLETAIRASNAQYDDPDILDRLRVKMMPHESGDRGWDVFSLEYDASVPLDTVFTESVMAKYLRIFNFLWKLKRVEHALIGAWKTMKPNGITSSSYTRLQHAVKMQLVSTLRRCQVLWVEINHFISNLQYYIMFEVLEVSWSDLLSEMEVAKDLDDLLAAHEKYLHSIVEKSLLGELSQSLYKSLLVIFDLILRFRSHADRLYEGIHELQARITESSRSSRDQKKSRKQLNDESGEQGSWIADGRKALTQRAGEFLRNMEQDLDAIATDYSSLQEEFISQLPVQQHVDLKFLFFRLDFNEFYGRLSPSM encoded by the exons ATGGACGAAGAAGAAGAGCAGCAGAAGCTTCCAGATCTGGTCAAGGAACTCGTCCACCGTCTCCTCCGCCACAATCTCCCCGCCGACTCACCACCACTAAACCCTAACTCCCCGGAATTTCAAAAACCCCTCCGCTACGCCCTCCGCATCCTCTCCAGCCGCCTCAACCCCTCTCTCTCCGCCCCCGACGCCGCCGCCGTCGCCGAACAAATCAAACGCCGTCTCGCCACTCACGGCCGCTCCGCCGACGCACTCTCGTTCGCCGACTTATACTCCAAGTTCGCCGCCAGAGCCACCACTGTTAACAACAAATGGGCCCTGCTCTACCTCCTCGAGATCCTCGCAGAAGATCGCAAGGCACTGGCTCAGACCCAGTTCCATCCCTCCCTCATTCTTCCCTCCCTCCCAATCCCTCCCAACCACCACCACGAGGGACCCAACGACGGCGTTTTGCTCCTCGCTAAGGATCCAGAGAATCGCCGCGACATCGCGTTTCGCGAGTTTGTGAATTTGGTCAGGGAGGAAAATGAGGTCTCCGAGGAGGCTCTGGTGAAAGACGTGCTCTATGCCTGCCAAGGGGTTGAAGGTAAATACGTGAAATTCGATGTTGTCAACAATTGTTACGCTTTATTGGATTCGATTAGGGTCACTAGGGCCACTAGGAGCATGGTTCATAAGCTTAGTGAACTAGGAGGGTTGTTTAAGAAGGTTACTGGGTATATATGGCAGAGTATGGATCGGTTTCCGGCCGAAGATGTTGGAACAGTTGGGCAGGCTTTTTGTTCTGCTTTGCAGGATGAGCTGAGTGAGTACTATAAGCTTTTGGCGGTGCTTGAGGCTCAGTCTTCGAACCCGATTCCTTTGGTTTCTGAATCGGCGAGCTCCGGGAACTATCTTTCTCTGAGGAGATTGGCGGTTTGGCTTGCGGAGCCAATGGTGAAGATGAGGCTTATGAGTGATTTGGTTGATAAATGTAAGATTTTGCGCGGTGGGGCGATGGCTGGTGCGATTCACCTGCACGCGCAGCATGGTGATCCGTTGGTTCATGAGTTCATGAAGAGGCTGCTGCAGCGTGTTTGTTCTCCGTTGTTTGAGATGGTGAGGAGATGGGTTTTGGAAGGGGAGTTGGAAGATATCTTTGCTGAGTTTTTCATTGTTGGGCAGCCTGTGAAGGCTGAGTCCCTTTGGAGAGAAGGGTATAGGCTCCATGAGGTGATGCTTCCCTCGTTCATTCCGTCTTCGCTTGCTCAGAGGATCTTGAGGACTGGGAAGTCCATTAATTTCCTTCGTGTTTGCTGTGAGGATCGCGGCTGGGCTGATGCTGCAAATGAAGTTGCCACTGATACAGGGGCCACCGCGAGAAGGGGTGGTTTTGGTTATGGTGAGACTGATACCCTTGAGTCGTTGGTGGATGAAGCTGCTAAAAGAATTGACAAGCATCTGTTAGATGTGATTTACACGAGATACAAATTCAAAGATCACTGCCTTGCAATTAAGCGGTATTTGTTGCTCGGCCAGGGTGATTTTGTGCAATATCTGATGGATATTGTTGGGCCTGAGCTTTCCGAGCCAGCTAACACTATAAGCTCTTTCAAACTTGCGGGATTGCTGGAAACTGCAATTCGGGCATCTAATGCTCAGTATGATGATCCTGACATTTTGGATAGGCTAAGGGTCAAAATGATGCCACATGAAAGTGGAGACAGGGGCTGGGATGTGTTTTCACTTGAATATGATGCAAGTGTTCCACTAGATACTGTGTTCACAGAGTCTGTAATGGCAAAGTATCTAagaatttttaattttctgtGGAAGCTTAAAAGAGTGGAACATGCACTTATTGGTGCCTGGAAAACCATGAAACCAAACGGTATTACTTCTAGTTCCTATACCAGATTGCAACATGCAGTAAAGATGCAGTTAGTTTCAACATTGAGGCGCTGCCAGGTTCTTTGGGTTGAAATTAATCACTTTATTTCAAACTTGCAATACTATATTATGTTTGAAGTCTTGGAGGTATCATGGTCAGATTTGTTAAGTGAGATGGAAGTAGCCAAGGATCTTGATGATCTACTTGCAGCTCACGAGAAATATCTGCATTCAATTGTAGAGAAATCTCTCCTTGGAGAGCTTTCCCAATCCCTTTACAAGTCACTATTGGTAATATTTGACCTTATATTACGTTTTCGCAGCCATGCGGATCGGTTGTATGAAGGTATTCATGAATTGCAAGCAAG AATCACAGAATCCTCCCGATCCTCTCGAGACCAGAAAAAATCACGAAAGCAGCTAAATGATGAGTCTGGGGAACAAGGATCCTGGATTGCTGATGGGAGAAAAGCCCTAACACAACGTGCTGGTGAATTTCTTCGAAATATGGAACAAGATCTGGATGCAATTGCTACGGATTACTCATCATTGCAAGAGGAATTCATTTCCCAGTTGCCTGTACAGCAgcatgttgatctaaagtttctCTTTTTCCGTCTTGACTTCAATGAGTTTTATGGGCGGTTGAGTCCTAGCATGTAG
- the LOC130742434 gene encoding E3 ubiquitin-protein ligase SINAT2-like, protein MAPGGGVFKEVLESHLLSSDYETGKAKSEAKSSSTFPKSSVGSTGKNEISSKNGVYDLLKCPVCKNLMYPPIHQCPNGHTLCSNCKIEVHNICPTCDHDLENIRCLALEKVAESLELPCKYQSLGCHDIFPYYTKLKHEQSCGFRPYNCPYAGSECSVMGDLPTLLAHLKDDHKVDMHDGCTFNHRYVKSNPHEVENATWMLTIFNSFGRHFCLHFEAFQIGTAPVYMAFLRFLGEDSEAKKFSYSLEVGANGRKLTWQGIPRSIRDSHRKVRDSQDGLIIQRNLGLYFSGGDRQELKLRITGRIWKEE, encoded by the exons ATGGCTCCTGGAGGCGGTGTTTTCAAAGAAGTTCTTGAATCTCACCTGCTGTCTTCAGATTATGAAACAGGCAAAGCTAAATCTGAGGCCAAGAGTTCCAGTACATTTCCAAAATCTAGTGTTGGGTCGACTGGAAAGAATGAAATTAGTTCAAAGAATGGCGTGTATGACTTACTCAAGTGTCCTGTCTGCAAGAATTTGATGTATCCCCCAATTCACCAG TGCCCAAATGGCCATACATTATGTTCCAATTGTAAGATTGAAGTCCATAATATCTGCCCAACCTGCGACCATGATCTTGAGAATATAAGGTGTTTGGCTTTGGAGAAAGTGGCAGAATCTTTGGAGCTTCCTTGCAAATATCAGAGCCTAGGTTGTCATGATATATTCCCATACTATACTAAGCTTAAGCATGAGCAGAGTTGTGGATTTCGTCCATACAATTGCCCATATGCTGGATCTGAGTGCTCTGTGATGGGTGACCTTCCTACTCTCCTTGCCCATCTAAAGGATGATCACAAGGTTGACATGCATGATGGATGCACCTTCAATCATCGATATGTCAAATCAAATCCAcatgaagttgagaatgccacaTGGATGCTAACT ATTTTTAATAGTTTTGGGAGACACTTCTGCTTGCACTTTGAGGCATTCCAGATTGGCACAGCTCCAGTTTACATGGCCTTTTTGCGGTTTTTGGGTGAGGACAGTGAAGCAAAGAAATTCAGCTACAGCTTGGAAGTTGGCGCAAATGGCCGCAAGCTTACATGGCAAGGAATTCCGAGGAGCATTCGTGACAGTCATCGGAAAGTTCGAGATAGTCAAGATGGTCTTATAATTCAGAGGAACCTTGGCCTTTATTTTTCTGGTGGGGATAGACAGGAGTTGAAGCTGAGAATCACAGGTCGTATATGGAAAGAAGAATGA